Proteins found in one Pseudorasbora parva isolate DD20220531a chromosome 11, ASM2467924v1, whole genome shotgun sequence genomic segment:
- the LOC137092341 gene encoding uncharacterized protein, which yields MAKSRVAPLKVTTIPRLELTAAVVSVAVNDLLKEEINLADAEAYFWTDSQVVLGYINNEARRFHTFVANRVQRIHHSTTPQQWRYIPSEENPADYASRGMSVNDLVTSSWFRGPNVLWKRQIPPPVDVNTQLPIGDPEVKKAQSLNTQTVQYSCLSNCLTRLSSWSKVIQAVARLLRRVRKDKSSDHSTVAEREDAKRIIIKDLQSQVYAEEIALLRKGMQPPRNNRLYHLNAFVDHDGLLKVGGRLCNSSVPNSIKHPVIIPKEHHLTKLLITDCHEKTEHQGKGLTINEIRSRGIWITGVNRTVASFVRDCVKCRRLRRPTEEQKMANLPAERIDPSPPFTYCGMDVFGPFITRQGRKSYKRYGLLFTCFCCRAIHIEMLDDMSTDALINGLRCFIAIRGAVRQIKCDQGSNFIGAKNEFAKAIKEIDTNRLVTFLAEKQCDFVFNAPHSSHTGGVWERQIRTVRNVLHSTLSLSTGRLDDSSLRTFFFEAMAIVNSRPLTVDNLNDPKSPEPLTPNHLLTLKTTQALPPPGKFIREDMYARKRWRHVQYLAEQFWGRWQKEYVSNIATRQCWLTPRRNMQVGDIVLEKADDLPRNEWRLAEVIKTVVDKDGLVRRVKIRFGDRKLGKDGKRLNKPSMVERPVQKLVLLQEAA from the coding sequence ATGGCGAAATCTCGAGTAGCCCCCCTTAAGGTCACAACTATCCCTCGGTTAGAGTTGACCGCTGCGGTTGTGTCAGTTGCAGTTAATGATCTGTTAAAGGAAGAAATTAACCTTGCAGATGCAGAGGCATATTTCTGGACGGACTCTCAAGTGGTGTTAGGCTACATAAACAACGAAGCTCGCCGCTTCCACACGTTCGTCGCAAATCGAGTTCAGAGAATTCATCACAGTACAACTCCTCAACAGTGGCGATACATCCCCTCGGAAGAGAATCCAGCCGACTATGCATCACGAGGTATGAGTGTCAATGATCTTGTCACTTCCAGCTGGTTCAGAGGACCAAATGTTTTGTGGAAAAGGCAAATACCTCCACCTGTGGATGTCAACACACAACTTCCAATTGGAGACCCAGAGGTCAAGAAAGCTCAGTCACTGAACACGCAAACAGTACAATATTCCTGCTTATCCAACTGTCTCACAAGGTTGTCCTCATGGTCCAAAGTCATCCAAGCTGTTGCACGTCTACTTCGTCGAGTTAGGAAGGACAAGTCAAGTGACCACAGTACAGTGGCAGAACGTGAGGATGCTAAGCGCATCATCATCAAGGACTTACAGAGTCAGGTGTATGCAGAAGAGATAGCCTTACTCCGTAAGGGCATGCAACCCCCACGCAACAACAGGCTATACCATCTAAATGCCTTTGTTGACCATGATGGATTGCTCAAGGTGGGAGGAAGGCTTTGCAATTCTTCTGTCCCTAACTCCATTAAACATCCAGTGATAATTCCAAAGGAACACCATCTTACAAAACTTCTGATCACTGATTGTCATGAAAAAACGGAACATCAAGGAAAAGGCTTGACTATAAATGAGATCAGATCAAGAGGAATTTGGATAACAGGAGTAAATAGGACTGTAGCCTCCTTTGTACGAGATTGTGTGAAATGTCGCAGACTTCGCAGACCCACCGAAGAGCAAAAAATGGCTAACCTGCCCGCAGAGCGTATAGATCCATCCCCTCCATTCACATACTGCGGAATGGATGTTTTTGGTCCATTCATCACCAGACAAGGTCGTAAATCATACAAGAGGTATGGACTTCTCTTTACCTGTTTCTGTTGCAGAGCCATTCATATTGAGATGCTGGATGACATGTCCACGGACGCCTTAATCAACGGCCTGCGTTGTTTCATCGCTATCAGAGGAGCAGTTCGTCAAATAAAGTGCGACCAAGGCAGTAATTTCATTGGAGCCAAGAATGAGTTTGCTAAGGCCATAAAAGAGATTGACACCAATCGTCTGGTAACGTTCTTGGCAGAAAAACAATGTGACTTTGTCTTCAACGCACCCCATTCAagtcacacaggaggagtttggGAGAGACAGATTAGAACTGTGCGAAATGTTCTTCATTCCACTCTGTCCTTATCTACTGGAAGGCTAGATGATTCTTCCCTTCGGACCTTCTTCTTCGAAGCTATGGCAATTGTAAATAGCCGACCGCTTACAGTAGATAATCTGAATGATCCTAAAAGTCCTGAACCCCTTACCCCAAATCACCTGCTCACTTTAAAAACTACCCAAGCTCTACCACCCCCTGGCAAGTTTATCAGAGAAGACATGTATGCTCGCAAGAGATGGCGCCATGTCCAATACTTAGCTGAGCAATTTTGGGGCCGATGGCAGAAGGAGTATGTGTCTAACATTGCAACAAGACAATGCTGGCTTACACCAAGAAGGAACATGCAAGTTGGAGATATAGTCTTAGAGAAGGCAGACGATCTTCCCAGAAATGAGTGGCGCTTGGCAGAAGTTATTAAGACTGTCGTTGACAAGGATGGTTTGGTAAGAAGAGTGAAGATACGTTTCGGAGACAGGAAACTGGGAAAAGATGGTAAACGTCTGAACAAACCATCAATGGTTGAGCGCCCAGTGCAGAAGCTGGTCCTTCTCCAGGAGGCAGCCTGA